Genomic DNA from Theobroma cacao cultivar B97-61/B2 chromosome 3, Criollo_cocoa_genome_V2, whole genome shotgun sequence:
TTGATTTTGTTACTTGTTCTTTAATGTTCCAGAGGCTTTTACCCAACAATACCACAGCTAAAGATATTAGTTTTTGACTCGAGTCAACAGGTACTGCTTCAGATACCCACGGACTATCCTTTGGCATCACACCTTTGCTGTGTGCTGGAATCACATTTTATGCACCAATGCTGCGCCATAACATGAATCAACCTGGCAAATATATAGAAGTAATTGGCCTTGGTGGTCTTGGTCACATGGCAGTGAAGTTTGGGAAGGCTTTCGGGTTGCATGTAGCAGTCTTCAGCACAAGCATAGCTAAGAAAGAGGAAGCTGTGAATCTGCTTGGTGCAGACAAAATTGTTGTCTCCTCTGACCAAGAGCAGATGAGGGTAAAGAGTGTAGCCTCTTAGGAGCTCGTTTTTCTGATACTATGATCATCTTTGAACTTTCTGGAGCTGATTCTTCGGGTGCAGGGCCTAGAAAAATCGTTGGTCTTCAGAGTTGGCACAGCAACTGGCGACCATCCATTTGACCCCTACATGTCACTCCTGAAAATTGCTGGTATCTATGTCCTTTAAGCGTTCCCAGGTGAAGTCAAATTCAGTCCTACAAGTCTTTATGCAGGTATTTCAACATTGTTTGTTTTAATTGCAATTCATGCTTTGACCTTGTCGATGTTATTAAGCACTTAAACTGACTTTTTGGCAGGCATGCAACTGGTTTATAGCAATTAAGCTGTAAGAAGTGACTAGCAGTATCTGCTCTTTGAATGaagcagaaaatataaaataaagtttatttcACTATTTTGTTGAGAGAAATTTGCGGAATTTTCAGAGTTATCTCTTTATTGATGCCTTTTTTGTGCGTGGCATGATAACATATGCAGACTACTATTTTCCTCAGAAAAACATTAATGCCTGCCTGCACTGCACTTCAGATTATTAATCTTAGATAGCATCTGTGAAAGACGTCCAAAATTCAAACGCATTCGCAGTCTTCTTTATTCCTTTACTACGAATAAGCACCATCTAACCAACTGGCTACTTCATCAAAATCACCATGATCCAAAGTCTTGGCACATTAGTCACCATGGCCAACTGAATTTTTCTCAGTTTATCGCCTCAACTTTGACAGATTTATCACTGGCTAAGGTGCAATTGATCGTTGAAATCACTAGCTTTTTATCATCAGGGAAGTCATCTCCATCCTTTGTATTTCCAGAGACAAAACTGTCTCTCCTTTTGGCCCAAAGTACAAGGTAAAGTCCCAAGATGATGAGAAATGCTCCCACCAAGCTGGAAAAATTGCCAAACACAATAATTGATGAGCCAACACGCTAGGAACACTTAATTTCTTCCACTTCATTTAGTTGGAGATATCTTTTTAACAGAAGTAAGAAAGTACGAAATTGCAGTGAACTGCCTGAATCAGTTTGTGGCCAAATTAGACCCATGTGAACAGGCAATGGAAGGAAGAAATTATTCTTAGCATAACTAACCTGCCTAAGTGAAGACGCTCTGCAAAAACAATTGCAGAGAATAGAGCTACAAAGACAAGGAGCAGTGGAGTGAACATTGCTGCGAAAACTGGTCCTTTGTTACTGATACACCATGTTTGTAGATAGTAGACTAATGCCGAGAGCACAACTCCCTATAACAAATACCATTGTTAGCAAAATCATGCAAGAAGTATTTCAAGCTACTAGCTTGAACTTTAGGAGTTGGTTGAATTCTGAATAGAACAATTACAGAGTAAATGATGGTTAAAAGCTGCACATTCCACTGCAGCTTCCACAAGAGAGGATTTCTAGCGAAGAACAGGGCAAGAACAGAAGATTGCAAGGATGCGATGaagcaaattaaaacattCAGTGATAATTGAGCTGGATAGACTTTGGATGCTGTAGCCTGCTAGGGAGAAATTGATaccaaaacaagaaaaaagaaaatcatccATGAtatctatataaaaaaaatatttgaagtCACATACTGAATGGAGAATCGACTCACCTGGAGAATTAGCCATCCACTCCATGCAATGTAACTGACAAGAAAAAGAGCAGAACCTTTGATCCAGCTTTCGTTTTCATGCCTAAACTCACCATGAGAAGCATTTGTGCTGTGGATGTTTATCAAGGGCCTGTCTACAAAGCCTTTCGATTGGAACCCTCCTCTCCAGAAGGTAAAAACAAGTGAACCACCAATGCAAATAACGGTACCCAATACCTTTGCTCCCCCTTTGGCACTTTTAATCTTCACCTTCTCCATCCTGACATGACAACATAAGAAAGCAATTGCTAGAAAAAAAGGTGTCAGCTTAGATTGAGATAAAGATCAAGCTAAAAAGTGGATGACCATGATTAATTCAAGAATCTTATATTTACCTGAGCAAAACTGCCATGACAAACGTCAAACTTGGGATAACGTTGCCCAAGGCAGTTGCTACAGTCGGAGAAGTGTAAGCTAAACCAGCGTAGTAAACATTAAGATGAATAGTAGTCCCTAAGGATGAcagcaaaaatatttttccgAACACTGACACCGAAAGCGAAGGGCGCTCCTTCCTGCATTCCAAATGCAATATAACGAGTCATTGTTACATCCGCACTACAACAAGTTATTCACATTCTTGCGAGCTCTTGAAAGAAATGGTAAGGTTCTGCTATATTCAGGCAATTGGCAGAGCAAGATTACACACAGGTTCACTACCTTGATATGAAAAACGCAGTAAAACATGTAAGATCTAAGTATTGAAAGAATCAAGGTCGTAAGGTTAGATTACCTTTCAAGTACATAAGCAGGGGGGGCTAGCAAAAGCATGGCAATTATGTGCCGGTAAACGATTAAGACAAACTGATTGAGGCCTCTCTCAAGGGCGATTTTAATGAGAATATTAGATCCACCATAAGCAAATTGAACTACGACCATTGCCACGATAAAACCACAGTTTTTCATGATTGGACACTTGCTTATAGTGAACCAGCAATGGCCAGATGGGTTGATTTTATATTGGTCGAGGATCCAAATCTGCCACTCGCGGATGAAGGGTTTATGGTGTTGAAACTTGAAGATCAAAATTGaagattttcttttgaaaagcaACAGACATGAAATATTTATAGCTGTACCTATAACAGACTTAGTATTGTGATATATTGTTTCTTTTGTATAATAATCTTGCAGTTTCAATACCCAATGGCGGAGCGAAGGTGATACCAAGGGTCTAGgccttttaaatttttaaaatatatatatttttaattttataattttgttccgaatgtgaaattttaatttcatcattaatATAGTTCATTTCAGATGATTAACttgtaataaattaaaaaaaattatgtgatatttttattataaatccttttatGTATTGTAAGTTTATAAAAAACGATAGTTTAAATTGATGTCTTCATTCTGTTTTTGACTTTACTTCatattctctctcttttttctttataaaacgAAATTCCAACATATAGCTATATTATAGCATGCGGGATGACACATTTTAACACTAAACTCAACTTACTCAAGCAGGTAGTGGAGTTCAGAATCAGGATAGGAATATGATGCCCGCACTTGTCCGAAGTTGGTTTTCTGAAAGCTCGGACACGATTTTCTCATTGATTGTCTCTTCTTTTGTACTGAAACCATTCTGTTTCAGGAATAAACATCCTTGCAAGAGGATATAGTTCAACATCTTCAAACCAGGCAGAGCTGGTATTCTCCTTAAACACAAGAAAAGCACATTTCTTGGTTTACGTTGCCCGGCACAGGACATAAGCATCTCTTCATATTCTCTTTAAGATACCAAATACAGGCATCACTGAAGAATTGGCTGACATCCTACTCATCAAAGAATATACGGCTATTTTGGAATCTATCACTTAGAGAATTTCAACAATTTGTTTAATCCATACAAATGGTGATACCGGCTTCAAAAATGATATCGATGTGACATCGATTCACTTTATTCGTAACAAAATATTGGCCTTCTGTAAAGTTGTGTTTCATCCTACTTGCTTTTGGATCAATAGCTGTCTTGAGTACAACATGGATTCTCACTCCATTTAAAAAGTGCCCTAATTTCTATATAGGACTATTATTCTATGTACTTGACACCTGTTTTTTGTCATTatcttattaatttattaattctttttaaatatatctTAATGAGATGTAGAGAATGAAAACTCCATTAGCTAATAATCCATTCCAGAAACTGAATAATAGGAATTCAGCCTCCCTCCTAAATGGAATTCCATCCGTTCTCTCTAAGGGATTTGAATTAAGCCGACTAGGCCACAAGGAAGGTCTGTAAAAAGGCAAGATAAAGAAAGTTTCTGAATATGTCTGCAAGCGTACCTTGTAATGTTTTATCACTGAAAAGGTTGGCAAATGGCAGGGACTAGAAGCAATCTTAGATCAGGGAGAAAAAACAGTTAAGGAAAACACTCAAGTTAATCAAAGATGTAGCTGGAGGTAATCTCTTCTAACTTACCACTAATACACATATTTCACGTACGCATTAGTAAGAGAACCAACTTCTTCAAGCGGCGGCCACATTTCCATGTGTTTGAACTTGGAATTGGTTACTTAGGCCACTTTAGCAAAAGTTGAGAAATGAAAGGCAACCCAAATCCTTGAATTGGTTTCTTAGGCCATTGCCGTACCGATGATGTTGGCTAACCATGTTTGGAATTTATTCACTTTCTGGTTCTCTAACTAAGAGCCCGTTtggtctaattttttttaatttaaaaattattataaaatttttataaaaaaataataactttaaaattaaattaaaattatttgataaacgatttaatcaaataaattatataaactctaattttaattaaaattatcataaaaagtATTCATACCATCTTCATTCacctaataaaaataaatttattttgagtttatgaaacaattttagatgttaaaataaaaaaatttcaaaaacaaaacaaatgatGCTTCAATTCCAGATGTACAGTAATTGGCGAAgagatttttaaataatatttaaatgcagtttttcattttgaatctttttctcttaatttttataaaaacaaaaaaataatttacatatgaaagaaaatgagaaggaAATTAGTTGAG
This window encodes:
- the LOC18605914 gene encoding WAT1-related protein At5g07050 isoform X2, with translation MKNCGFIVAMVVVQFAYGGSNILIKIALERGLNQFVLIVYRHIIAMLLLAPPAYVLERKERPSLSVSVFGKIFLLSSLGTTIHLNVYYAGLAYTSPTVATALGNVIPSLTFVMAVLLRMEKVKIKSAKGGAKVLGTVICIGGSLVFTFWRGGFQSKGFVDRPLINIHSTNASHGEFRHENESWIKGSALFLVSYIAWSGWLILQATASKVYPAQLSLNVLICFIASLQSSVLALFFARNPLLWKLQWNVQLLTIIYSGVVLSALVYYLQTWCISNKGPVFAAMFTPLLLVFVALFSAIVFAERLHLGRQFTAISYFLTSVKKISPTK
- the LOC18605914 gene encoding WAT1-related protein At5g07050 isoform X1; its protein translation is MKNCGFIVAMVVVQFAYGGSNILIKIALERGLNQFVLIVYRHIIAMLLLAPPAYVLERKERPSLSVSVFGKIFLLSSLGTTIHLNVYYAGLAYTSPTVATALGNVIPSLTFVMAVLLRMEKVKIKSAKGGAKVLGTVICIGGSLVFTFWRGGFQSKGFVDRPLINIHSTNASHGEFRHENESWIKGSALFLVSYIAWSGWLILQATASKVYPAQLSLNVLICFIASLQSSVLALFFARNPLLWKLQWNVQLLTIIYSGVVLSALVYYLQTWCISNKGPVFAAMFTPLLLVFVALFSAIVFAERLHLGSLVGAFLIILGLYLVLWAKRRDSFVSGNTKDGDDFPDDKKLVISTINCTLASDKSVKVEAIN